The segment ACATGCGCGCCGGCCTGCGCCAGTTGCGCGGTCTTGCCTCCGGGCGCCGCACAGAGATCGGCGATGGATTTACCCTTGATGTCGCCGAACAGCCGGGCCGGCAGTGCTGCGGCAGCGTCCTGCACCCACCATTGTCCTTCGGTGAAGCCGGGCAGCATGGTCACCGCGCCGTGCAGCAGCGTGCGTACCGATCCGGTCGGCAGCACCTCGCCGTGCAGCCGGCTTGCCCATTGCTCGGCGTCCTGCTTCACGGTCAGATCGAGCGAAGGTTCGTGGCCGAGTGCGAGCGCCATGTCCCTTGCGACTGTCTCGCCGTAATGGGCGCTCCAGCGCGCCAGCAGCCAGGGCGGCAGGTCCAGCGACTGCGTGGCGACCTCGTCGACCAGCGCCTTGCCCTCGCGCGCGCAACGGCGCAGCACGGCATTGACGAGGCCGGCATAGCGCGCCGCGCGCCGGTCGGATTGCACCAGGCGAACCGAGAGATCGACCGCGGCGTGATCGGGCACATCCATCCAGAGGATCTGGGCGGCGCCGATCAGGAGCGCGCTCTGCGCGCGCGGCGCATCGGAGGGAATGCCCTTGTCGAGCAGCCGTGACAGCACATGGCCGAGCGTGCCGAGCCGGCGCAGGATGGTCGCGACCAGCCGCCGCATCAGCGCGCGGTCACGGTCGGCGAGCGTCTTCAGTCCGGGATGGGCGCCGGCGCCGTCGAGCTGGTCGTCGAGCGTGCGGCGCTTGTGCAGCACGCCGTCGACGATGTCGGCAGCGATCCGTCGCGCCGCGAGACCGGGAACTTCGGACGGAGGGGCGAAACGTTGAGATGGCATGCGGAAGCAAGGTTCTGTGCGAGCGGCAGTTCCGCCGCGATGGGCGCATGCCTTAAGACCTGAACATGTGGCACGCGAATATGCCAAATGTAAGAATGGCCTCTGGCGTTTTCAGCCCTTCGCCGCCATTTCAGCAATGCGTTGTTGGACGTCGCGCCTGTGACGATCCTGCGCTAGGAAACCCGGCGATGAGTGACCAGCCAACCCCTTCCGATCGCAAGCCGCTGCCTCCGGCCGCGCGGCGCGCGCTGGCCGAGGCCGAGGCGCGCCGTCAGGCCGCTCTGGCTCATGCCAGGGACGACAGCAGGGCGAAAGAATTGCAGGGGCCGAAAGGACCCGAGCCGACGCGCTACGGCGACTGGGAGCGCAAAGGCATCGCCTCGGACTTCTGACGCTCTCGCTCTCTTGCCGGCCTGGCCGACTCAGCCATAGCTTGCGCGGATGTCGCGCTTCGACCCCGGTCATCCCTATCGGCCTTCGTATGGCGGCTCGCCGTTCGGCCGCCGTTTCTCGGGGCTGTTGCCGTGGATGTTCGTGGTCGGCATAGCGGTGGCTGTCGTGCTCACCTTCCGGCACGGGACGAACTGGCCTCTGCCGTATCATGCCGATGGTCAATCGCGTGATGCCGAGATCATCCTTCAGCAGTCAGGCAATCCTGACACGCGCCAGCCGGTCGACGTGATCCGCACCATCGACGGCGACACCTTTCTCGCCCGCGTGCACCAGCCCGACGGCCGCGATCTTGTCGCGCGCGTTCGGCTGCGTGGCATCGATGCGCCCGAGATGAAAGCGTCGTGCCAGCAAGAACTGGACAAGGCCGAAGCGGCGACCGACGCGCTGCGCGGTTTGCTCGGCCAGGGTGGCGTCACGATCTACAATCTCGGGTCCGAAAAATACGGGCGCGTCCTCGCCGACGTCGCAACCAGGCGCACGCCCAACGTCTCGGCCGCGCTGCTCGCGGGCGGTTACGCCCGCAGCTACAATGGCGGTCATCGCGATGGCTGGTGCGCTCGCGGCTGGCGTTTCTGGTAACGAAAAAGCCGCGTCACTCGACGCGGCTTCCGCGGTCCTGATCTGGTCCTTGCGATCAGCGCGTCACGACCACCGTCGTGCCGACGGAGACACGGCTGTAGAGATCGGTGATGTCGTCGTTGAGCATGCGGATGCAGCCATAGGAGACGAACCCGCCGACCGAGCCCGGCACGTTGGTGCCGTGGATGGCATATTCGCCACCGGCCAGTGTCATCGCGGCGACGCCCATCGGGTTGCGCGGCGAGCCGCCGGGAATGACGTCGGGGATGCTCGGCTTGTCGCGCTTCACCTCGGCGGGCGGCGACCAGGCCGGATTACGATACTTGCCGTCGATGCGGGTGGTTCCGGCCCACTGCTTGCCGGACTTGCCGACGCCGACCGGGTAACGCACCGCGTGGCCGTCATCGAGAATGAGATAGAGCCGGCGCTCGTTGGTTTTGACCACGATGGTGCCGGGCGAAAAGTTGGCGACGTGCGTCCCCACCATTTCCGGCCGTGCCTCGGCCGCCGTCGAAATCAAGACCCCTGCCCCGAACGTGGCTGCCAGCGCCATCGCAATCTTCATCGACATCGATGCTTCCCCCTGCCCCAAAACGAACCGTCCAAAAATGACGCAAACCCGGCAATCGCCGGCTTGCCCAGACATTCTTAACCGCGCCTATTAACCGGATGGTTTCCACGCGCCGCCGCCAAGGGCCAGCCAGCAGGGGGAACAAAGGAAATGTTCGAAACAAAGTAAATGACTTGAAAACAACACTCGCCGGGAAAGATGCGGGAGCGGCCGGGCGCGCCCTGACAAGTGCGTGAAGGTGTGCACGGCTGTTGTTTTAGGAGGGGCGGCGCGACGCCCGCTCGCGTGTCCCGGACAAGGCGCGGCACGAAGTGACGCGGCGCAGAGCCGGGACCCAGTTCTTTGCACGTGGCTGGATGGGCCCCCGCTCTGCAGCGCACCGCTGAAGAAGCGCTGCGCTGCGTTCGGGGCACGAGGGCCTGCCTTAAGCCGACTTCTTGTTCTGCCGGTTCTTGACGAGGTCATCGACCACGGCCGGATCGGCCAGCGTCGAGGTGTCGCCCAGGCTGCCCGGCTCGTCCTCGGCGATCTTGCGCAGGATGCGGCGCATGATCTTGCCGGAGCGGGTCTTGGGCAGGCTAGGGGCGAACTGGATCTGGTCGGGCGAGGCGATCGGGCCGATCTCCTTCCGCACCCAGGTGACGAGCTCCTTGCGCAGGTCGTCGGTCGGCTCGACGCCGGCCATCAGGGTGACATAGGCGTAGATGCCCTGGCCCTTGATGTCGTGCGGGAAGCCGACCACGGCGGCCTCCGAGACCTTCTCGTGCGCGACCAGCGCGCTCTCGACTTCGGCCGTGCCCATGCGGTGGCCGGAGACGTTGATGACGTCGTCGACGCGGCCGGTGATCCAGTAATAGCCGTCGGCGTCGCGGCGGCAGCCGTCGCCGGTGAAATATTTGCCCTTGTAGGTCGAGAAATAGGTCTGCTCGAAGCGGGCGTGGTCGCCATAGACCGTGCGCATCTGGCCCGGCCAGGAGCGGGTGAGACAAAGATTGCCGGTGGTCTCACCTTCCAGCACCTTGCCGTCGGCATCGACGATTTCAGGCACGACGCCGAAGAACGGCTGCGTCGCCGAGCCCGGCTTGAGCTTGGTCGCGCCCGGCAGCGGCGTGATCAGAATGCCGCCGGTCTCGGTCTGCCACCAGGTGTCGACGATCGGGCAGCGGTCGTCGCCGACGACGCGGTGATACCATTCCCAGGCTTCCGGATTGATCGGCTCGCCGACCGAACCGAGCAGGCGCAGGCTTGCGCGCGAGGTCTTCGTCACGGGCTCGTCGCCCGATTGCATCAGAGCGCGGATCGCGGTCGGCGCGGTGTAGAAGATGTTGACCTTGTGCTTGTCGATCACATTCCAAAAACGAGAGTTATCCGGATAATTCGGCACGCCTTCGAACATCAGGGTGGTCGCGCCGTTGGCGAGCGGCCCGTACAGAATGTAGCTGTGGCCGGTGACCCAGCCGACGTCGGCGGTGCACCAGTAGATGTCGCCGTCGTGATAGTCGAAGACGTATTGATGCGTCATCGATGCGAACACGAGATAGCCGGCGGAGGTGTGCAGCACGCCCTTGGGCTGGCCGGTCGAGCCCGACGTGTAGAGGATGAACAGCGGGTCCTCGGCATGCATGTGCTCGACCGGGCACTCCGTCGTCACCATCGCCGCCGCCTCGTGATACCAGAGGTCGCGCGTCGGATTCATGTCGATCTTGCTGCCGGTCCGCTTGACCACGACGACCCAGTCGACGCCGTCGGCCTTGGCGAGGGCGGCGTCGACATTGGCCTTCAGCGGCACCTTCTTGCCGCCGCGCAGGCCTTCGTCCGCGGTGATGATCACCTTGGATTTGCAGTCGTTGATGCGCTGGGCAAGTGAGTCCGGCGAGAAGCCGGCGAACACCACGGAGTGGATCGCGCCGATTCGTGCGCAGGCCAGCATCGCATAGGCCGCTTCCGGGATCATCGGCAGGTAGACCGTGACGCGATCGCCCTTCTTGACGTTGCGGGTGCGCAGGATGTTGGCCATCCGGCAGACCTCGTCGTGCAGCTCCTTGTAGGTGATGTGCTTGGACTGCGAGGGATCATCGCCTTCCCAGATGATCGCGGTCTGGTTGGCGCGCTTGTGCAAGTGCCGGTCGATGCAGTTATGGGCGACATTGAGAATGCCGTCCTCGAACCATTTGATCGAGATGTTGCCGGGCGCGAAGGAGACGTTCTCGATCTTGGTCGGCGCGTGCATCCAGTC is part of the Bradyrhizobium commune genome and harbors:
- a CDS encoding RsmB/NOP family class I SAM-dependent RNA methyltransferase, which codes for MPSQRFAPPSEVPGLAARRIAADIVDGVLHKRRTLDDQLDGAGAHPGLKTLADRDRALMRRLVATILRRLGTLGHVLSRLLDKGIPSDAPRAQSALLIGAAQILWMDVPDHAAVDLSVRLVQSDRRAARYAGLVNAVLRRCAREGKALVDEVATQSLDLPPWLLARWSAHYGETVARDMALALGHEPSLDLTVKQDAEQWASRLHGEVLPTGSVRTLLHGAVTMLPGFTEGQWWVQDAAAALPARLFGDIKGKSIADLCAAPGGKTAQLAQAGAHVTAIDRSPARVARLRENLTRLSLQAETVVADAVEWAGPANGFDGILIDAPCTSTGTIRRHPDVAWLRQEPDIAGLTALQQRLLKKSVSLLKPGGTLVYCTCSLEPEESEQAIATLLAAEPALRRVPIEATEVFGLSEIVTADGDLRTLPSHLPHADPKLGGLDGFFAARLVKS
- a CDS encoding DUF1674 domain-containing protein codes for the protein MSDQPTPSDRKPLPPAARRALAEAEARRQAALAHARDDSRAKELQGPKGPEPTRYGDWERKGIASDF
- a CDS encoding thermonuclease family protein, which produces MSRFDPGHPYRPSYGGSPFGRRFSGLLPWMFVVGIAVAVVLTFRHGTNWPLPYHADGQSRDAEIILQQSGNPDTRQPVDVIRTIDGDTFLARVHQPDGRDLVARVRLRGIDAPEMKASCQQELDKAEAATDALRGLLGQGGVTIYNLGSEKYGRVLADVATRRTPNVSAALLAGGYARSYNGGHRDGWCARGWRFW
- a CDS encoding L,D-transpeptidase, producing MSMKIAMALAATFGAGVLISTAAEARPEMVGTHVANFSPGTIVVKTNERRLYLILDDGHAVRYPVGVGKSGKQWAGTTRIDGKYRNPAWSPPAEVKRDKPSIPDVIPGGSPRNPMGVAAMTLAGGEYAIHGTNVPGSVGGFVSYGCIRMLNDDITDLYSRVSVGTTVVVTR
- the acs gene encoding acetate--CoA ligase; its protein translation is MSEKIYDVPAEWAKRAWVDQAKYKDMYARSISDPNGFWAEQAKRVDWMHAPTKIENVSFAPGNISIKWFEDGILNVAHNCIDRHLHKRANQTAIIWEGDDPSQSKHITYKELHDEVCRMANILRTRNVKKGDRVTVYLPMIPEAAYAMLACARIGAIHSVVFAGFSPDSLAQRINDCKSKVIITADEGLRGGKKVPLKANVDAALAKADGVDWVVVVKRTGSKIDMNPTRDLWYHEAAAMVTTECPVEHMHAEDPLFILYTSGSTGQPKGVLHTSAGYLVFASMTHQYVFDYHDGDIYWCTADVGWVTGHSYILYGPLANGATTLMFEGVPNYPDNSRFWNVIDKHKVNIFYTAPTAIRALMQSGDEPVTKTSRASLRLLGSVGEPINPEAWEWYHRVVGDDRCPIVDTWWQTETGGILITPLPGATKLKPGSATQPFFGVVPEIVDADGKVLEGETTGNLCLTRSWPGQMRTVYGDHARFEQTYFSTYKGKYFTGDGCRRDADGYYWITGRVDDVINVSGHRMGTAEVESALVAHEKVSEAAVVGFPHDIKGQGIYAYVTLMAGVEPTDDLRKELVTWVRKEIGPIASPDQIQFAPSLPKTRSGKIMRRILRKIAEDEPGSLGDTSTLADPAVVDDLVKNRQNKKSA